In Oceanivirga salmonicida, a single genomic region encodes these proteins:
- a CDS encoding DUF4299 family protein: protein MSVIFKIEPKKEKKMFGLLSKKTSIVNEIKKMSVKNFLEMFDNKYESIIDDEEFLNGIIGENNYISLGCFAYTSRAFDFCCHKDYFEIYINTPSTTKDWKLLLEFLEDMLIKTNGILINENEEKIKISDIDYKKDIMAGIEAVYNHFNEKESDKMMLIGPDRSIEISKEMITKVMQSNDIIAEFDKMLEKVFYSTAYFAKQKFYKKDDKIIGVYTIGDGYDVVIPLKPSVNYQNLGIEKEHGKISRWVLTVVFFENKEKGEKQEIFELDYLENISKLKGYKKLDANQIELSAKTKDELREMLEV from the coding sequence ATGAGTGTAATTTTTAAAATAGAACCAAAAAAAGAAAAGAAAATGTTTGGTTTATTATCAAAGAAAACCAGTATTGTAAATGAAATAAAAAAAATGTCAGTTAAAAATTTTTTAGAAATGTTTGATAATAAATATGAAAGTATTATTGATGATGAAGAATTTTTAAATGGTATTATAGGAGAAAATAACTATATTTCTTTAGGTTGTTTTGCTTATACAAGTCGTGCTTTTGATTTTTGTTGTCATAAAGATTATTTTGAGATATACATAAATACACCTTCAACTACAAAGGATTGGAAATTATTACTTGAATTTTTAGAAGATATGCTAATTAAAACTAATGGTATTTTAATAAATGAAAATGAAGAAAAAATAAAGATAAGTGATATAGATTATAAAAAAGATATAATGGCAGGAATAGAAGCTGTATATAATCATTTTAATGAAAAAGAAAGTGATAAAATGATGCTAATTGGTCCTGATAGAAGTATAGAAATATCAAAAGAAATGATTACAAAAGTTATGCAAAGTAATGATATTATAGCAGAATTTGACAAAATGCTAGAAAAAGTATTTTATAGTACTGCATATTTTGCTAAACAAAAATTTTATAAAAAAGATGATAAAATAATAGGTGTATATACAATAGGAGATGGTTATGATGTTGTTATACCATTAAAACCATCAGTTAATTATCAAAATTTAGGTATAGAAAAGGAACATGGTAAAATTAGTCGTTGGGTTTTAACGGTAGTATTTTTTGAAAATAAAGAAAAAGGCGAAAAGCAAGAAATATTTGAGTTAGATTATTTAGAGAATATATCTAAACTTAAAGGGTATAAAAAGTTAGATGCTAATCAAATAGAATTATCAGCAAAAACAAAAGATGAATTAAGAGAAATGTTGGAGGTATAG
- a CDS encoding murein L,D-transpeptidase catalytic domain family protein translates to MYIKKFLVLIFSMISIFSYSLSGLNIENISNKYKDLKLEKKVAFSAFQKAIEGYNKISKKINNIITIVDFTKPSTEKRMYVIDLEKNEVLISSYVSHGKRTGGLYAKQFSNKVGSSKSSPGLFLTGNIYKGINGASLELYGLEKGVNSNARKRSIVIHGAEYAESDFIHKNGALGRSRGCFAVPFSINKKLINTIVGGSVFYVHTTRSK, encoded by the coding sequence ATGTATATAAAAAAATTTTTAGTTTTAATATTTTCTATGATAAGTATATTTTCATATTCTTTGAGTGGTTTAAATATAGAGAATATTTCGAATAAATATAAGGATTTAAAATTAGAAAAAAAAGTTGCTTTTTCAGCATTTCAAAAGGCTATTGAAGGGTACAATAAAATTTCTAAAAAAATAAATAATATAATAACTATTGTTGATTTTACAAAACCATCTACTGAAAAAAGAATGTATGTTATCGACTTAGAAAAAAATGAAGTGCTAATATCTAGTTATGTTAGTCATGGAAAACGAACTGGTGGGTTATATGCAAAACAATTTTCTAATAAAGTTGGCTCTTCTAAAAGTAGTCCAGGTCTTTTTCTAACAGGAAATATTTATAAAGGAATTAATGGAGCTTCATTAGAACTTTATGGATTAGAAAAAGGAGTTAATAGTAATGCTAGAAAAAGAAGTATTGTTATTCATGGAGCAGAGTATGCAGAGTCTGATTTTATACATAAAAATGGTGCATTAGGAAGAAGTAGAGGCTGCTTTGCAGTGCCATTTTCTATAAATAAAAAATTAATAAATACAATAGTTGGAGGTTCTGTTTTCTATGTTCATACAACTAGAAGTAAGTAA
- the ilvA gene encoding threonine ammonia-lyase, whose amino-acid sequence MITLKDVKKARELIKDGVKKTPLVNCPTLDKLTKGEIYLKLENLQTIGSFKIRGAMNKIKSLSKAEKKKGVIAASAGNHAQGVAISARNEGIKATIVMSKHAPISKIEATESYGAKVVLHGDTFDEAFVKSLEIQKEENLVFVHAFDDEKVIAGQGTIALEILEDLEDVDTIICSVGGGGMIAGIALAAKSINKNIKVIGVQTSNIPSMVKALEKGSPYFITGKKTVADGIAVGKPGDKTFEIIKEYVDEIITVTESEIAQSMLFLLEKSKVMAEGAGAAALASILAKKVDLKNKKVAVVVSGGNVDITTMEKIINKALLLQKRRVKLVMTLTDSIGQLNLVTKIISNKKANILYLNQTKYDNNLNSNEQTLEIVIECLNERHLKNVLKACDKEKINYRLT is encoded by the coding sequence ATGATAACATTAAAAGATGTTAAAAAAGCAAGAGAATTAATAAAAGATGGAGTGAAAAAAACTCCTTTAGTTAACTGTCCTACATTAGATAAACTAACAAAGGGAGAAATATATTTAAAACTTGAAAATTTACAAACTATAGGCTCTTTTAAAATAAGAGGAGCAATGAATAAAATTAAATCTTTAAGTAAAGCTGAAAAGAAAAAGGGAGTTATTGCTGCATCGGCAGGAAATCATGCACAAGGAGTTGCTATATCTGCTAGAAATGAAGGAATAAAAGCGACAATAGTTATGTCTAAACATGCTCCTATTTCAAAAATAGAGGCTACTGAAAGTTATGGAGCAAAAGTAGTTTTACATGGAGATACTTTTGATGAAGCATTTGTAAAATCTTTAGAAATTCAAAAAGAAGAAAATTTGGTATTTGTTCATGCATTTGATGATGAAAAAGTAATTGCAGGTCAAGGGACTATTGCACTTGAAATATTAGAAGATTTAGAAGACGTTGATACAATAATTTGTTCTGTTGGCGGTGGAGGTATGATAGCTGGAATAGCTTTAGCTGCTAAAAGTATCAATAAAAACATAAAAGTAATAGGAGTTCAAACTTCAAATATACCTTCTATGGTAAAAGCATTAGAAAAAGGAAGTCCTTATTTTATTACAGGTAAGAAAACAGTTGCAGATGGTATAGCAGTTGGTAAACCAGGAGATAAGACATTTGAGATAATAAAGGAATATGTGGATGAAATTATTACAGTAACAGAATCTGAAATAGCACAGTCTATGTTGTTCTTATTAGAAAAATCAAAAGTAATGGCAGAAGGTGCGGGAGCAGCAGCTCTAGCTTCAATTCTTGCTAAAAAAGTTGATTTGAAAAATAAGAAAGTTGCAGTTGTAGTTTCAGGAGGAAATGTTGACATAACAACAATGGAGAAAATAATAAATAAGGCTTTATTATTACAAAAAAGAAGAGTTAAATTAGTTATGACGCTTACAGATAGTATAGGACAACTTAATTTAGTAACTAAAATTATTAGTAATAAAAAAGCTAATATTTTATACTTAAATCAAACTAAATACGATAATAATTTAAACTCTAATGAACAAACTTTAGAAATTGTTATAGAATGTCTAAATGAAAGACATTTGAAAAATGTATTAAAAGCATGTGATAAAGAAAAAATAAACTATAGATTAACATAA
- a CDS encoding dicarboxylate/amino acid:cation symporter — MKKSKIGLVPKLIIAIILGIIIGSYLPLEVVRIFKTFSAFFGSFLSFFIPFMIIGFVVVGIARLSEGAGKLLALTAGIAYCSTIIAGTFSYTVANTLYPKLVSPDLVKILQEKIGAEAVSVMPYFSIPLKPALDVTAAIVFAFMMGITISYLRAKQSGETTFNIFNEFEQIVTKVLAGFIIPLLPLHILGIFSELAFSGQVFSIIRVFITIYLCIFAMHYIYITVMFTIAGSLHKKNPFFYIKNQIPAYLTAVGTQSSAATIPVNIEAGLKNGTSKEIVNFVVPLCATIHLAGSMITLTSCIMGVLIMTGMNYSFSVVFPFICILGIAMVAAPGAPGGAVISALPFVYMVGIDANGALGALLIALYITQDSFGTAINVSGDNAIALYVDAFYKKFIKKSAI; from the coding sequence ATGAAAAAATCTAAAATTGGTTTAGTTCCAAAATTAATTATTGCAATCATTTTAGGTATTATTATTGGTAGTTATTTACCATTAGAAGTGGTTAGAATATTTAAAACTTTCAGTGCATTTTTTGGAAGTTTCTTATCATTCTTTATACCATTCATGATTATTGGATTTGTTGTAGTAGGTATAGCAAGATTATCAGAAGGAGCTGGAAAATTATTAGCATTAACTGCTGGTATAGCATATTGTTCAACAATAATAGCTGGAACTTTCTCATATACTGTGGCTAATACATTATATCCAAAATTAGTTTCACCAGATTTAGTTAAAATTTTACAAGAAAAAATAGGTGCAGAAGCAGTTTCTGTTATGCCATATTTTTCAATACCTTTAAAACCAGCACTAGACGTTACTGCTGCAATAGTATTTGCATTTATGATGGGAATTACTATTAGTTATTTAAGAGCTAAACAAAGTGGAGAAACAACTTTTAATATTTTCAATGAATTTGAACAAATAGTTACAAAAGTTTTGGCTGGGTTTATAATACCACTATTACCACTTCATATTTTAGGTATTTTTTCTGAACTAGCTTTTTCTGGACAAGTATTCTCTATTATAAGGGTATTTATAACAATTTACTTATGTATATTTGCAATGCATTACATATACATAACTGTTATGTTTACAATAGCAGGTTCATTACATAAAAAGAATCCTTTCTTTTATATTAAAAACCAAATACCTGCATATTTAACTGCAGTAGGAACTCAATCATCTGCTGCTACTATACCAGTAAATATTGAAGCTGGTCTTAAAAATGGTACTTCTAAAGAAATAGTTAACTTTGTTGTTCCTTTATGTGCTACTATTCACTTAGCAGGTAGTATGATAACTCTTACAAGCTGTATTATGGGTGTATTAATTATGACTGGTATGAATTATTCATTCTCTGTTGTATTCCCATTCATTTGTATATTAGGTATAGCAATGGTTGCTGCTCCTGGAGCTCCTGGTGGTGCTGTTATAAGTGCATTACCATTCGTTTATATGGTAGGAATAGATGCTAATGGTGCATTAGGTGCATTATTAATAGCTCTTTATATAACACAAGATAGTTTTGGAACAGCTATAAATGTATCAGGAGATAATGCAATTGCTTTATATGTTGATGCATTCTATAAAAAATTCATAAAAAAAAGTGCAATCTAA
- a CDS encoding PTS transporter subunit EIIC encodes MKNNFFSVLQKIGRAFMLPIAVLPMAGILLGVGGSFTNPVLIKTYNLTFLEPGTVLNSILILFFNVGLFVFANLPLLFAVGVAIGMANKNKETAALSAVLGFLLFHTIINTILTHKGITPDKVTYDALLSSGLSEASARGTAALYARELGIFTLQTGVFGGIVVGIISSMITNKFSNKTLPDYLAFFSGNRLVPVMTMLLFIPVAAIFPYIWPSIFLAIVKAGELFAATGAIGTFFYGFTMRLLNVFGLHHAIYPLFWYTQLGGYQEVAGVMVAGGQKIFFAQLADPTVKHFSAIATKTMTGGFLPMMFGLPAAALAMYKTADIKNKKLIKGILLSAALTSFLTGITEPIEFTFLFVAPVLYLIHALLEGLAYMLMYVLNVAVGITFSRGIIDFTFFGLLQGTAKTSYQWILILGPVYALIYYYLFKFMIIKFNYSTPGREGSQNKLYTRKDYNKTKEMIDDIVVALGGIENIENIDACITRLRVSVKDFSKVSDDDTWKNKLEAKGVIRSGSGIQIIYGTQAEIYKNKIREKYKI; translated from the coding sequence ATGAAAAATAATTTTTTTTCAGTCTTGCAAAAAATAGGTAGAGCATTTATGTTACCTATAGCAGTTTTACCTATGGCAGGAATTTTGTTGGGAGTAGGAGGCTCATTTACTAATCCTGTGTTAATTAAAACATATAACTTAACATTTTTAGAACCTGGAACAGTATTAAATTCTATTTTAATATTATTTTTTAATGTAGGGTTATTTGTTTTTGCTAATTTACCGTTATTATTTGCGGTAGGGGTTGCTATTGGTATGGCTAATAAGAATAAGGAAACAGCGGCATTATCAGCAGTATTAGGTTTCTTATTATTCCATACTATAATAAATACTATACTTACTCATAAAGGAATAACGCCAGATAAGGTTACATATGATGCTTTATTATCTAGCGGTTTGTCAGAAGCCTCAGCAAGAGGAACAGCAGCACTATATGCTAGAGAATTAGGTATATTTACACTTCAAACAGGAGTTTTTGGAGGAATAGTAGTTGGTATAATTTCATCAATGATAACTAATAAATTTTCTAATAAGACTTTACCTGATTATTTAGCATTTTTTAGTGGAAATAGATTAGTCCCAGTAATGACTATGTTATTATTTATACCTGTAGCAGCAATTTTTCCATATATATGGCCTAGTATATTTTTAGCCATAGTAAAAGCAGGAGAATTATTTGCAGCAACAGGAGCAATAGGAACATTTTTCTATGGATTTACTATGAGATTGTTAAATGTATTTGGGCTTCATCATGCCATATACCCATTATTTTGGTATACTCAGTTAGGTGGTTATCAAGAAGTTGCAGGTGTAATGGTAGCAGGAGGCCAGAAAATATTTTTTGCACAATTAGCAGACCCAACTGTAAAACATTTTAGTGCAATAGCAACTAAAACTATGACAGGTGGTTTTTTACCGATGATGTTTGGATTGCCAGCAGCGGCATTAGCAATGTATAAAACAGCAGATATTAAAAATAAAAAATTAATAAAAGGAATATTATTATCAGCAGCCCTAACTTCATTTTTAACAGGGATTACTGAACCTATAGAATTTACATTTTTATTTGTTGCTCCAGTTTTATACTTAATTCATGCATTATTAGAAGGTTTGGCATATATGCTTATGTATGTTTTAAATGTAGCAGTAGGAATAACATTTTCTCGTGGAATAATTGATTTTACTTTCTTTGGTTTATTACAAGGAACAGCTAAAACTTCTTATCAATGGATACTTATATTAGGGCCTGTATATGCTTTAATATACTATTATTTATTTAAATTTATGATAATTAAATTTAATTATTCAACTCCAGGTAGAGAAGGTTCACAAAATAAATTATACACAAGAAAAGATTATAATAAAACTAAAGAAATGATAGATGATATAGTAGTTGCCTTAGGTGGAATAGAAAATATAGAGAATATAGATGCTTGCATAACAAGATTAAGAGTATCAGTTAAAGATTTTAGTAAAGTTAGTGATGATGATACATGGAAAAATAAATTAGAAGCTAAAGGAGTCATTAGGTCTGGAAGTGGAATACAAATAATATATGGAACACAGGCAGAAATATATAAAAATAAGATAAGAGAAAAATATAAAATTTAA
- a CDS encoding GA module-containing protein: MVKKILVKLFITLSLFTSGLIMAKDKLTERGVNFDEVEYKVVDDEKEKTKAKIHEIKMFITDKKDAINNTEKSSLETKISELETKLDNPSITASDLKNLTNNLENEFNKVKPIVEKRAKYLPEINKSVSLNEKQKATLIKRLLTKTTVDEIEAFNINDINNLINSMKELKEEIESLKDSDFKTGLDAKDIKKLDEKISEIENKIENVDLNILQIQGHSENLSLLEQQLIAIKEILTKNNLSTGQKDSLRFRINSLNSLDDLDNKIKLINDLANELNEKMPKLKEAKEKLDKFINENSSTLSNGEKTKLEALKTKIENRIGVILDIAELTNLIIEVDIEIDNVVSFDKLKENTIKSIKNDFSNLSNKQKEMLENKANSFTKKDELLTFKENASKLNAEMEKLFDKVAEVEKSSVFNNNNELKTLLDKSKNNLETIEVSEITKLINDIDTKFKEVKDKANLIENKNKVKDEIDKLTSLSNEQKQKYKDEIDKAETNKDKANDIKQEAVKLNNEIKKLDDKIKELEKFVSDNANLEQAKKDEANTLIARINTEKVKKELKHDKVSDL; this comes from the coding sequence ATGGTAAAAAAAATTTTAGTTAAATTATTTATTACACTATCACTATTTACTAGTGGGCTTATTATGGCAAAAGACAAATTAACTGAAAGAGGAGTTAATTTTGATGAAGTAGAATACAAAGTAGTGGATGATGAAAAAGAGAAAACTAAAGCGAAAATACATGAAATTAAAATGTTTATAACTGATAAAAAAGATGCTATAAATAATACAGAAAAATCTAGTTTAGAAACTAAAATTAGTGAATTAGAAACTAAATTAGATAACCCCAGTATAACTGCTTCTGATTTGAAAAATCTTACAAATAATTTAGAGAATGAATTTAATAAAGTTAAACCTATTGTAGAAAAAAGAGCAAAATATTTACCTGAAATAAATAAAAGTGTAAGTTTAAATGAAAAACAAAAAGCAACATTGATAAAAAGATTGCTTACTAAAACTACTGTTGATGAAATTGAAGCATTTAATATTAATGATATAAATAACTTGATAAATTCTATGAAAGAACTAAAAGAAGAAATAGAAAGTTTAAAAGATTCTGATTTTAAAACAGGTTTAGATGCAAAAGATATAAAAAAATTAGATGAAAAAATATCTGAAATTGAAAACAAGATAGAAAATGTAGATTTAAATATATTACAAATACAAGGGCACTCAGAAAATTTATCATTATTAGAACAACAACTAATAGCAATTAAAGAAATTTTGACAAAAAATAATTTATCTACTGGTCAAAAAGATAGTTTAAGATTTAGAATAAATAGTCTTAATAGTTTAGATGATTTAGATAATAAGATAAAATTAATTAATGATTTAGCAAATGAATTAAATGAAAAAATGCCTAAATTAAAAGAAGCGAAAGAAAAATTAGATAAGTTTATTAATGAAAATTCATCTACTTTATCAAATGGTGAAAAAACTAAATTAGAAGCATTAAAAACAAAAATAGAAAATAGAATTGGGGTAATATTAGATATTGCAGAATTAACTAATTTAATTATAGAAGTAGATATAGAAATAGATAATGTTGTATCATTTGATAAACTTAAAGAAAATACGATAAAATCAATTAAAAATGATTTTTCAAATCTAAGTAATAAACAAAAAGAAATGTTAGAAAATAAGGCAAATAGTTTTACAAAAAAAGATGAATTATTAACTTTTAAAGAAAATGCTTCTAAACTTAATGCTGAAATGGAAAAATTATTTGATAAAGTTGCAGAAGTTGAAAAAAGTTCAGTTTTTAATAATAACAATGAATTAAAAACTTTATTAGACAAGTCTAAAAATAACTTAGAAACAATTGAAGTGTCTGAAATTACTAAATTAATAAATGATATAGATACTAAATTTAAAGAAGTTAAAGATAAGGCTAATTTGATAGAGAACAAAAATAAGGTAAAAGATGAAATTGATAAGTTAACTTCTTTATCTAATGAGCAAAAACAAAAATATAAAGATGAAATTGATAAAGCAGAAACTAATAAAGATAAGGCTAATGATATAAAACAAGAAGCAGTTAAACTTAATAATGAAATTAAAAAATTAGATGATAAAATTAAGGAACTTGAAAAATTTGTTTCAGATAATGCCAATTTAGAGCAAGCTAAAAAAGATGAAGCAAATACTCTAATTGCTAGAATAAATACTGAAAAAGTAAAAAAAGAATTAAAGCATGATAAGGTTTCTGATTTA
- a CDS encoding hemolysin family protein, whose protein sequence is MEILPQIILIIILVLINAFFSCSEIAIISVNKNKLTPLIEEGNKKAIKLKELINAPSKMLSTIQVAITLAGFFASASAAVSISQKLEFLLIKFNFPYTSQISIFLITLLLSYITLVFGELVPKRIGLQNPLKISLAVVNILNMISKIFTPLIFILTASTNAVLFLLGLSGKKESEDLSREEMLALLHTGDLKESEKEILENVIEFDEKLAREIMIPRPSVFAISKELTIEEVLKLDNITRYSRVPVYDNDLDNVIGILHIKDLLILKEHNILVTDIMKEAYYVPDTKKISALFLEMKNENNHIAILIDEYGGVSGIVTLEDLLEEIVGEINDEYDKEVYDISEISKSKYLINGELSLHDLNDFFETDLESEHYDSIAGFIIEKIGFIPNDNQKIDDIIIDNLTLRVQKIKNKKIETILIIKGD, encoded by the coding sequence TTGGAAATTTTACCACAGATTATTTTAATAATTATATTAGTATTAATAAATGCTTTTTTTTCTTGCTCAGAGATTGCCATAATTTCAGTGAACAAGAATAAATTAACTCCTTTAATAGAAGAAGGAAATAAAAAAGCTATAAAATTAAAAGAATTAATAAATGCACCTAGTAAAATGTTATCAACTATACAAGTTGCAATAACTCTTGCAGGATTTTTTGCATCTGCTTCGGCTGCTGTCAGCATTTCGCAAAAGTTAGAATTTTTATTAATTAAATTTAATTTCCCGTATACTAGTCAAATATCAATATTCTTAATAACATTATTATTATCATACATAACATTAGTCTTTGGAGAATTAGTTCCTAAAAGAATAGGTTTACAAAATCCGCTAAAAATTTCATTGGCTGTTGTAAACATTTTAAATATGATTTCAAAAATATTTACACCATTAATTTTCATACTTACTGCTTCAACTAATGCAGTATTATTCTTGTTAGGATTAAGTGGGAAAAAAGAATCGGAAGATCTTTCTCGTGAAGAAATGTTAGCATTATTACATACTGGGGATTTAAAAGAGTCAGAAAAAGAAATTCTAGAAAATGTTATAGAATTTGATGAAAAATTAGCAAGAGAAATTATGATACCTAGACCTAGTGTATTTGCTATATCAAAAGAACTTACAATTGAAGAAGTTTTAAAGTTAGATAATATAACAAGGTATTCAAGAGTTCCAGTATATGACAATGATTTAGATAATGTTATAGGTATATTACATATCAAAGACTTATTAATTTTAAAAGAACACAATATATTAGTTACAGATATAATGAAAGAAGCATATTATGTGCCTGACACTAAAAAAATTAGTGCCTTATTCTTAGAAATGAAAAATGAAAATAATCATATAGCAATCCTAATAGATGAATATGGTGGAGTATCAGGTATAGTAACACTTGAAGATTTATTAGAAGAAATAGTTGGAGAAATTAATGATGAATATGATAAAGAAGTTTATGATATTTCAGAAATTTCAAAATCAAAATATTTAATAAATGGAGAATTATCTTTACATGATTTAAACGATTTCTTTGAAACTGATTTAGAATCTGAACATTATGATTCTATTGCAGGATTTATTATAGAAAAAATAGGATTTATTCCTAATGACAATCAAAAAATTGATGATATTATAATTGATAATTTAACACTTAGGGTACAAAAAATAAAGAACAAAAAGATTGAAACTATATTAATTATAAAAGGTGATTAA
- a CDS encoding Cof-type HAD-IIB family hydrolase: MYKLIATDMDGTLLTSDKKISKENKESIIKAQENGVTFVLASGRIDEAMIPFAKELQMDKFGGYILSYNGSKIINCKTNDIVFSQPLTKQDIEYLLEISKKFDIAVVTYIDKILYSTKHHEYVDIESKITGFPIKIFDNIDEIKVDTVGKCMFIGDTDKTKELLLYLQEKDNNRFFTTLSDPHFLEVLHKNVNKGNSLLQLGNILGIKQKNIIACGDSYNDIELLKSAGLAIAADNAVKDIKAISNYISKNNNEHILEDIIKKYVL, translated from the coding sequence ATGTATAAATTAATTGCAACAGATATGGATGGTACTTTACTGACATCTGATAAAAAAATAAGCAAAGAAAATAAAGAAAGTATTATTAAAGCACAAGAAAATGGAGTTACATTTGTCTTAGCCAGTGGTAGAATTGATGAAGCCATGATACCATTTGCAAAAGAACTACAAATGGACAAATTTGGTGGTTATATTTTATCATATAATGGTTCTAAAATTATAAATTGTAAAACAAATGATATTGTATTTTCACAGCCTTTAACTAAACAAGATATAGAATATTTATTAGAAATTTCTAAAAAATTTGACATAGCAGTAGTTACATATATAGATAAAATACTTTATTCTACTAAACACCATGAATATGTAGATATAGAATCAAAAATAACAGGTTTTCCTATTAAAATTTTTGATAATATAGATGAAATAAAAGTAGACACTGTTGGTAAATGTATGTTTATAGGAGACACTGATAAAACAAAAGAATTACTTTTATATTTACAAGAAAAAGATAATAATAGATTTTTTACTACATTATCTGACCCGCACTTTTTAGAAGTTCTACATAAAAATGTTAATAAAGGAAATTCTTTATTACAATTAGGTAATATATTAGGCATAAAACAAAAAAATATAATTGCTTGTGGAGATTCATATAATGACATAGAGCTTTTAAAATCAGCAGGTCTAGCCATTGCAGCAGACAATGCAGTTAAAGATATAAAGGCTATTTCTAACTATATTTCCAAAAATAATAATGAGCATATTTTAGAAGATATTATCAAAAAATATGTTTTATAG
- the tpiA gene encoding triose-phosphate isomerase — translation MRKTIIAGNWKMNKTVSETKIFFNELLPLVKNINANVIVGVPTTSLQVASEITNGTIIKIAAQNMNANLSGAYTGEISPLMLKDLGIEYVILGHSERREYYKECDKIINEKVKSAINNGLKPILCIGEKLEDRENGLTNEVVKTQLIKGLLGVCEKGIQNVIIAYEPVWAIGTGKTATPEMAQEVHAFIRQLLSDLYSNEIANEITIQYGGSMKPENVVSLLDQKDIDGGLIGGASLDPSSFIKLIEAGKN, via the coding sequence ATGAGAAAGACTATTATAGCCGGAAACTGGAAAATGAATAAAACAGTTAGTGAAACAAAAATATTTTTTAACGAATTATTACCATTAGTTAAAAACATAAATGCAAATGTAATTGTCGGAGTACCTACTACTTCATTACAAGTTGCTTCTGAAATTACTAACGGAACAATAATTAAAATAGCGGCTCAAAATATGAATGCTAATTTATCTGGTGCATATACTGGAGAAATATCTCCGTTAATGCTAAAAGATTTAGGTATAGAATATGTTATACTTGGGCATTCTGAAAGAAGAGAATATTATAAAGAGTGCGATAAAATAATAAACGAAAAAGTTAAATCAGCAATAAATAATGGATTAAAACCTATATTATGTATAGGGGAAAAACTAGAAGATAGAGAAAATGGTTTAACTAATGAAGTAGTTAAAACTCAATTAATCAAGGGATTATTAGGAGTATGTGAAAAAGGTATACAAAATGTTATAATAGCATATGAGCCAGTTTGGGCAATAGGAACAGGTAAAACTGCAACTCCTGAAATGGCACAAGAAGTACATGCGTTTATTAGACAATTGTTATCTGACTTATACTCTAATGAAATAGCAAATGAAATAACTATTCAATATGGTGGATCTATGAAACCTGAAAATGTTGTATCTTTATTAGATCAAAAAGATATAGATGGTGGTCTTATAGGTGGTGCTAGCCTTGATCCTTCTTCATTTATTAAATTAATTGAAGCAGGCAAAAATTAG
- a CDS encoding preprotein translocase subunit SecG: MENLLVVVMVLLSVILVTVILLQPDRSQTVAKTEAILDQEKDGIEKFTEYVVILFLVTAVIYNIIR; the protein is encoded by the coding sequence ATGGAAAATTTACTTGTAGTTGTCATGGTGTTACTTTCAGTAATTTTAGTTACTGTAATACTATTACAACCAGATAGAAGTCAAACTGTCGCTAAGACAGAAGCTATACTTGACCAAGAAAAAGATGGTATAGAAAAATTCACGGAATATGTAGTAATACTATTCTTAGTAACAGCAGTTATTTATAATATTATTAGATAA
- a CDS encoding HU family DNA-binding protein — MSKKEFVEAYALKSGESKKRSEELVNDFLKLVEESLLKGKEVQFVGWGAFSTRKKEARMGRNPKTGQSIKIPAKRVLKFKAGKKLADAIAAKK, encoded by the coding sequence ATGTCAAAAAAAGAATTTGTTGAAGCATATGCTTTAAAATCAGGGGAAAGTAAAAAGAGATCAGAAGAATTAGTAAATGATTTCTTAAAATTAGTAGAAGAAAGTTTATTAAAAGGTAAAGAAGTTCAATTCGTTGGATGGGGAGCATTCTCTACTAGAAAAAAAGAAGCTAGAATGGGTAGAAATCCTAAAACTGGACAATCTATCAAAATACCTGCAAAAAGAGTTCTTAAATTCAAAGCTGGTAAAAAATTAGCTGATGCAATTGCTGCTAAAAAATAA